The sequence GGCAGTGGCAAGCCGAACTCACGTACTAGGATATCAAGAGTCGCACCACTAGTCTCCTCTATTAATATATCATCAGCACCACGAAGCGCTAATACGATCCGAGCATTCGACTGTAACGCAAACTCTAATAACTCAATTTCCTGATCAGTTAGACCAAGTACGACCATCCAAAATCCTTGAGTCAACGTACTGACGCCACCTGTGCCACCCTCAACCACCTGTCCACCGGTGATAGGCTGTCCTGAAGCATCAACCTGCGGCAGACTTGACGATTGTGGTGGTGGGATCGTTTCGGACGGGCCGGCACCTCCCCCGTCGCTAGGCGCGGTTGGTACGGCAGGACGCACGATCTGCAATACTTGCGCACGTTGAATGATCGTTTTCGTCGCGAAGAAAAACTCCTGCGATTCTACAAATCGAGACACAGGTTGGTTATCCTCAATGGGCTGTGTTATGTTAGGACGAAAAATTTGCCGCTCAACTGAGAAAGTAGCGATAATATCAACAAAGTCTCCAACTGCGATCTGGTCAGCCACTCCTGATATGATGTTCACAGGAAGCGGATACGCCTTTACTCGTGGCTGGCCGGGTTCAGGAGTTGGGATACGTTGTGCCAAACCAGCGTCACGGAGATCAGCGCGCCTGATCGGTTGACCGGCAGGGACCGGATTAATCAATAGTTTGCCGAGCACATCACTAATCTTACTAAACTCCTGCGCTTCATCAAACTCGGTAATCGGTACTTCAGCGACTTCGAGCACCGTTGGATCATTGAGCAAGGTGTTTGCTTCAAGATCAACACGCGCTTGCACGACAAGAACACGGGGTACCTCTGTAAGAGGGGGTGGAACCTCGGGTGTTTGGGAGGTAGTGTCAGCAGGTTCACTACTACGCAAGATCAAGAAAGCCGCTAGTCCACCGATAATGATAATAAGTCCGATCAGTAGAATGAGTAACGCACCACGCTGCATAGAAGGCAACCTTCCTGTTCAGCAAAGCCGGTCGGCTTCGCGCACTGCGCTGCCATTATAGCATACACCGGCAAGCTGTGACAGGAATTCTTACACCTTCTTTAACAGGTGCGGTTTAGACAGCTACTCATGTGTATCAGGTCATCGAATAGAGTGTTGTTTTTCGTAGATGCTACTGTACTTTTACTACCTTTATAGGAGAGGGTTTCTTAGCCCAGAACGATACTTATTCACAATACGGAACATCTTACGACAAATAGTCGTTTTCCCTGTCAAGAAATTGTGCAATTGTTTGATAACATATTGCCGGTTCTTCAACCATTGGTACATGACCACAGTCGGGAATGAAAACTACCCGTACATCGCGCAAATAACGACTGAGCGCCATCACGTTTGCCGGTGGAAAGACCGGATCGTTACGTCCACTGATAAGCAAAACCGGCGGCAACGGGCGTTGCAATACCCGTTTAAGCTGTGGATGCCCCATAATGGCTGCCGACTCAATAGCTACCAGCGGATCCATCACAACCAGATCGGCGATCCCCTGAGCCAGCAGTGAACTGTCGAGTGGACGTCGTACCATCGGGCGGGCCAGTAACTCTGGTGTTGGTGGCAACGTCCACCATACTTTCCGCCAATCGTGAGTGACTTCCCACCATGGCCGCCAACAGAGCAGCCACGGCCGCCACCATGCGGCAGCCACCTGCCACTGGGCGCCGGCAACGGTAACCAGGCTATCCTCGCAAGGATTGGCACTAAAACCGAAACTGATTAGGGCAAGACGCTCGACCCGCTCATGTGCCAGGCCGCTGGTTGCCAGAGCCACTGCTGCACCTAAGGAATGACCTACTAACGCAAACCGGTCAATATCGAGTGCATCGGCTACTGCCAACACAGCCCTAGCATACGAAGTCAGGGTTACCGGTTCGAGGGGCGCCGGTGAGGCGCCACAACCGGGGAGATCAATCGCAATTAGTCGATAGTCGGGCAAAAACGCCGGTGCAGCCTGCCAGTACCGACTCGAAGCTCCCCAACCATGCAAAAAGATTAGCGGACGCCCCTGCCCAGAAACACGGAAGGCAACCGGCCCCGACGGGCTCTCGATTTCCCAAAGCGTAGACAATGTTGTCATAGTAGAACCTCCTCTATTCTGAGATCCACTATAATCCTAAACAGTTACAGTGTGTTGGCAGTCGTATGAGCTGATGTTAAACAATATGTCATCACCGATTAACGAACTGATCAGTGATCTAGCTGCACTTGAAGCGCCACCTGATACGGTCAATATGTATGCCTGGTGTGCTGCTGATGCGTTGCAAACCCAGGGGAATGTCATTCGCCGAAACAATCTGGCGCTGGCGCTCTCGCTGGCGCTCGAACGTGGCCCCGATCTGCTGCTGGTCGGCGAGGCTCCCGGTTACAACGGCGCACGACGGACCGGCGTTCCCTTTACCAGTGAACAGATTCTGCTGTCCGGCATTGAACCACTGCATCAATTTGGAGTTGAACGGGGATTTGCTCTGGCAACCACTGATGGCCGAATTTCTCGTGAACCGACTGCGACGATTGTCTATCGCGAGTTAGCAGCGCTAAAGCTATTTGCCGTTGGCTGGAATGCGTTTCCACTTCATCCACATCAACCAGGTCAACCGCAGAGTAATCGTACTCCACGCCAGCACGAACTGGCGCTTGGTTTACCCTTCTTACAGCGCGTGTGCAGTCTCTTTTCTGTCTGCCCAGTTGTGGCGATGGGTCGAATTGCTGATCAGGCCCTCTGCCGCCTCGGTATTCCCCATGCCGTGGTTCGTCATCCAGCCCAGGGTGGTGCGCGCCGCTTTGCCGAAGGATTACGTCAGCTCTTGGCCTGCGCCAGGGAGTTGCCAACGGCAGAACATTCGCTATAATGCAGATAACAACGATTAATTCACAACGAAACGATTGCTTATGCACCGAACAGTATGTACCCTGCTGATGATCGTCTTGCTTGTGGCGTGTGGGATGCCAGCAGCGACATCAACCGACTCATCACCCACCCCGACCACGGCCAACACGCCAACAAGTAGCCGGCCACCAACGCCTACCCGTGATCCGCGATTGCCGACATTGCCAGCGCGGATAACCCCCGGCCCAACGGCAACACCGTTTCCGCTTGCAGCCGGTTGGTGGGATGGTGCGGTCTGCTACGAAATCTTCGTGCGCTCGTTTTACGACAGTGATGGTGACGGAATCGGTGATATTAATGGGATCATTGCCAAACTGGATTATCTGAACGATGGCGATCCGACCATGACCACCGATCTAGGGATTAACTGTATCTGGTTGATGCCGGTGGCTGAAGCTGCGAGTTATCATGGGTACGATACCATCGACTATTACACGGTCGAACGCGACTACGGTACTAATGACGACTTCAAGCGTTTGGTCGCGGAAGCAGAACGACGTGGTATCAAAATTATTATTGATCTGGTGTTGAACCATACCAGCACCCAGCATCCCTGGTTTCAGGAAGCGTTACGCGATCCGAATTCACCCTACCGTGATTGGTATCTCTGGTCGGCTATCGATCCTGGCTATCGCGGCCCGTTTGGCAACAATGTGGTCTGGCATAAATCGCCCGTTCGTGATGAATACTACTACGGCGTTTTCTGGGGTGGCATGCCTGATCTCAACTACCGGAATCCAGCAGTAACTGCGGAAGCATATAAGATTGCACGCTTCTGGGTTGAAGAAATGGGAGTTGCCGGCTTCCGCCTTGACGCCATTAAGCATCTGGTTGAATATCATACCCTTCAGGAAGACACTGCTGAAACATTTGAGTGGCTGCGTGCATTTCGCCGCTTTCTCGAGCGTGAACTGCCGGGCACCTTCACAATTGGTGAAGTCTTTAATGGGAATCCTCGCACCCTGGCGCCGTATTATCCCGATCAACTTGACTACTATTTTGAGTTTGAAGTAGCCAACCAGATTCGCGGAGCGGCCAATACCGGCTTAGCGCGTCTGTTTATGCAAGCGGTGCAAGAGGCTTACACCAAACTTCCTTACCAACGCTGGGCGCCTTTCCTGACCAATCACGACCAGAATCGGGTGATGTCGGTACTGGGTAACGACTTTGCAAAAGCGAAACTTGCCGCATTGGCACTCTTGACCATGCCGGGTTTACCCTTCATCTACTACGGTGAAGAGATTGGAATGCTGGGTGTCAAACCAGATGAACGCATCCGTACTCCGATGCAGTGGACGAAGGAGGAGTTTGGTGGATTTTCGTCCGGTATTCCCTGGCAACTTCCGCAGCGCGACTATCCGGAAAAGAATGTGATGCTACAAGATCAAGACCCCGACTCGCTGCTGAACACGTATCGGCAATTAATTCATCTCCATGTCGGTACTCCCGCACTGGCAACCGGCGATTTCTGGCCACTAACCGTTAAAGGCGCCGGTATTGCCGCCTATATCCGACGGAGCGGTGATAATATAGTATTGGTGATGATTAATTTTGACAAAACTCCCGCCGGACCATTCAGTCTGACGCTGGAAAGTAGTGATTTGCCGGGTGGCGCCTATCAATTGACCGCGCTCTTCGGCACACCGCCCGCACCGGCAGCGACACTAACGATTGATAATGGTGTCATTGTTGATTATCAGCCATTTACCGAAATCCCGGCTCAAACTGGGTACATCTTCAAACTGGAGCGTTGATGATACGGAGAGTAACTGCCACTCGCTACGTCACACCTTTACGCGAGGGAGGTTCGTTGCCGGCAATTGTTGAAGCCGACGATGATGGACTGTATGTGGTAAAATTTCGCGGCGCCGGACAAGGGCCAAAAGTACTGGTAGCTGAACTGATTTGTGGTGAACTAGCCCGTGCTCTGGGCCTACCAATTCCTGAACTGGTATTTATCGATATTGATCCGGCATTAGGCCGCAACGAGCCCGACCGTGAGATTCAAGATCTGCTCTCTGCTAGTGCTGGCTTGAATCTGGCGGTCGATTTCTTACCCGGTGCGTTAGCGTTTGATCCAGTCGCAACCCGCATCCTCGACAGGAGACTCGCGTCACTCATTGTCTGGTTTGATGCGTTTATCACGAATGTTGATCGAACCCCCCGTAACACCAATTTGCTCTGGTGGCATCGGCAGCTTTTTCTCATCGATCACGGCGCGTCGTTGTACATGCATTACACATGGCAAGATTATCAACAGCGTGCCCGTAACCCCTTCAGCCAGATTCGGGATCATGTCTTGTTACCCATCGCTACCGAGTTAGAAACCGCCGACCGCGAACTGACAAGCCGGATCACGCCAGAGCTACTCTGGAACATTGTGGCGAATGTCCCTGATGAATGGCTGGTCGATCACCGCTTCCCTTCTGTCGAAGCTCATCGAGCGGCCTACGTAGAATATTTATGTCTGCGGCTCACCGCACCACGTGCATTTGTACAGGAGGCTATCGATGCCCGCGAGCGCCTTTGAATATGCGTTGTTGCGTCTGGTACCACGGGTCGAACGGGGTGAACGGATCAACATTGGGGTGGTGCTGCTCTGCCGACAACAACGGTTTTTAGGCATTCGTATCCACCTCGATGAGTCACGAATTGCCGCACTCTGGCCTGATCTCGATCTGGTACCGGTGCGTGAGCAATTACATGCGTTTGAGGTCATTTGCACTGGTGGCGCCAAGGCCGGACCAATTGGTGAACTTCCACTCTACGAACGATTCCGCTGGCTCACGGCGACACGCAGCACCGTGATCCAGCCTTCAGCAGTTCATTGTGGACTATGCGAGTCACCGCAAAAGATGCTCGATCATATTTTTCAGCAGATGGTCTTGTGGCCGGGACAGCTCGTGGTTGGCGCAACCGATGGCAGGTTATAATTCAACCCGCACTCGTTCGACCATCGCCTGGAGCGCAAAGCGAGCCTTGCCCAAATTAGCAATTTCACTTAACACTCCGAGCACCCCGTAGTAACCGGGGATGATCTGCGTTGCCAGCATGAGCATGGCATCGGTCTCTAATACCAGATCACGGACATAGCCGGCACCGATCCGATTAGCGGCTGCCGCGGCACGTGAGGTTAGATCGGCCAATTCAAGTTCAGCGAGTTCAACATCAACATCGAGTTCTGCGGCATTCGGATGATAAGCCATTGCCACACTCAACCCATCGGTGCCGACAATACCGGCAAACTGCGCCCCTTTCACGCTAGCAATGGCTTCGTTGAGAATGGTATTCACATTCATACCTATCTGAATGAGAGATCGATCGATTCCCTCTACAACTCACGCCGTCCTTCAAATGCCGAACCGAGAGTCTCCGGGTCGGCCCATTCGAGATCACCGCCGGTTGGTAATCCGCGCGCTAGGCGCGTCACCCGCACACCCAGCGGCGCCAAATCACGGAGCAGCAGAAAAGCAGTTGCTTCACCCTCAGTATTGGGATTCGTAGCGAGGATCACTTCCTGTATCGGTTCACTCCGAATACGAGTTAACAACTCATCGATCTTGAGATCCTCACGGTATATTCCTTCAAGCGGAGCGATATGACCGTGGAGCACGTGGTACAACCCACGGTAGGCGCCGGTGCGCTCGATAGCCAAGACATCGAGCGGCTCTTCAACGACACAAACTTTCGTCTGATCACGTGATGGATCGAGACAGATTGGGCACAATTCACCCACGGTAATGTTGAAACAGCGCCGACAGTAGCCGACCTGTTCTTTCACGTCGAGGATAGCCTGCGCGAGAGCCTGAGCCTGCTTTGGTTCGGCGCGCAACAGAAAGAAAGTGAGACGCGAGGCAGTTTTTGGACCAATTCCGGGTAATTTGGCAAACTCCTCGATGAGACGCGCCACCGGTGGGGCTATCAATTGATCAGGACGCGCAGTCATACCATAGGCTCCAACGCGAATAAAACTGATGCCAGGGGTTATTCCCCGACATCACTGTATTCCGCACCGAATACCACATTGGCCTAGAATAGCCCTTTGAGACCACCGGTCAGTGGCTGCATTCGCTCTTCGGCCAGTTGCTGAGCTTTCCGTGAGGCATCATTGATCGCAACGAGCAAGAGGTCTTGCAACATATCAACATCGTTGGGGTCAACAACTTCAGGTGAGATAGTGATCGATTGCACTTCACGGTGACCGTTCATCTTGACCGTCACTGCGCCACCACCAGCAGTTCCCTCAACAACCGTGGCCGCCAATTCTTCCTGTACCTTTTGCATCTGGCGCTGCATCTGTTGGGCCATTTGCATCAGTTGCCGCTGATTCATAGACTCACTCCTTTGTCGTATACTTCCCCCACGCCAGACGGTACGTATCCGTTGTACGTGTACCCTGATGGTACCTACATTGTATGTAGCGTACCACACTCCTGAACACCTGTACAGCAATATTCTAACCGAAGTTGTTATCCAATGCAGCAGCGCTCAGCCAACAGCGAGGACGTCTCGGAGCAAAGAGAGAGTGAGAGATAGGGATAGCATGACATATCAAGCATACCGGAAACGCTGAAAAACTCGCTCGCCTCTACTCCCTTCCTCAGCCATTTTGGGCGAGGAAGGGAGAAATAGCAGCGGGCAACTGTCGGCATAAGGAATGTTCAGACTTATGCTAATCATTCGTGAACAGACTGCCAAAACTAATTCCACCTCCACCACTTGAACTACTTGTAGGCATGTACTGGGCCAGTTTCTTGGCAAGATTCATTGCTGGCATCGTCTGGAGCCAAACCCGCCCCGGCCCACGGAGAGTAGTCAGGAACAGGCCCTCGCCGCCAAAGAGGATGTTCTTGAAGCCACGGACTATCTCCACATCAAAGTTGACCGTTGGTTCGTACATTGCCACATGGCCGGTATCGACCTTCAGCATCTGGTTGGCTTCGAGCGTATACTCAACGATCTCGCCGTCGAGTTCAACAAACGCCAAACCAGGACCGGTCAGCTTTTGCATAATAAAACCTTCACCGCCGAAGAAACCGGCGCCGAGTTTGCGCCGGAAATGAATATCAAGCGACACACTGCGTTCGGCGCACATAAAGGCATCTTTCTGGCAAATCATTGTCTGCCCCGGCCCCAGATTGAGCGGGACGATTTTACCCGGAAGTTCGGCTGAGAAACCGATAATCCCCGGCCCTCCTTGCGGAGTGAAATTGACCATAAAGATCGACTCACCGGAGAGCATGCGCTTGAATGCCCCTCCCAGCCCACCTTCCATGTTAGTTTGCATCTGCACATTGGCACTCATCCAGCTCATTCCACCACGCTCAGAAAAGACCGTCTGTCCGGCAGGAACCTCGAGGATGACTGCCTGCATGGTTGTACCAATGATCTTGTAGCGCAAGCCACTCGCTCCAACACCAGTACCAACAACCAGTGGATCCGGTAGGTCGAGCCGCTCACCGGGGCGGTTATCGTACACATCAGCCATGTTGGTAAATGTACCAGAAGGCGGTACCAGTGGCGGTGGCGTCGGTGTTGATGACGCCGGCATCAACCGTGCGCCGCAGTTGGTGCAAAAACGAGCATTAGGGGCTACCGGAGCGCCACACTGTGGACAATTCATCAGAAACCTCCTTACATGAGAAGCGGAAGCATTCCAGGCACTATACTGTACGTATCTTGGATAGGCAAGGTTGCATCAGGCTAACTCTTACTTAGTGTCTGCAAAAATTCTGCGTTCGATTTCGTTTTCGCCATCCGAGTCAGCATCAGCTCCGTCCCCTCATTCTCGCCAAGCATACTCACCATGCGGCGCAACGTCCACACCTGGCGTAACGTATCAGGGCTAAGCAAGAGATCCTCACGCCGTGTCCCAGAACGCTGAATATCGATAGCCGGGAAGATTCGCTTTTCGGCCAGTTTCCGATCAAGGTGCAGTTCCATATTCCCGGTGCCCTTGAATTCCTCGTAGATCACATCGTCCATCCGTGATCCGGTATCAATGAGACAGGTGGCGATAATTGTCAATGATCCACCGTTTTCGATGTTCCGGGCCGCTCCAAAGAATCGCTTCGGCGGGTAAAGGGCAACCGGATCGATACCACCAGACAGGGTGCGACCACTCGGTGGCATAGCGACGTTGTAGGCTCGCGCCAGGCGTGTAATCGAGTCCATCAAGATCACAACATCATGCCCGATCTCCACCAGCCGTTTTGCACGCTCAAGCGTCATTTCGGCAACTTTCGTGTGGTTCTCGACCGGCTCATCAAACGTCGAAGAGATCACCTCACCGCGCACAGAACGTCGCATATCAGTCACCTCTTCCGGCCGTTCACCGATGAGCAAAACCATGAGCGTAATATCGGGGTAATTGGTTGTAATACCGTTAGCAATCGCCTTGAGCAGCATCGTCTTTCCAGCTTTAGGTGGAGAGACGATAAGTCCGCGTTGACCACGTCCGATAGGAGCAATCAGATCAACTAGGCGTGTATGCAAGAGGTTTGGCTCAGTTTCTAACTTAATCTGTTCGTTAGGAAAGATTGGCGTCAGTTGATCAAAGAAGGGACGTTTACGGGCAGTTTCAGGGTCTTGCTCGTTAATTTTCTCGACCCGCAGAAGAGAGTAGTAGCGCTCATTCTCTTTTGGTGGACGGATCTGCCCCCATATTCGATCACCACTGCGCAGAGCGAAGCGCCGAATCTGAGATTGCGATACATAAACATCTTCAGGGCTAGGCAGCATCCGGTTGCCACGAAGAAAGCCAAAACCCTCCGGCATAATATCCAGGATGCCGTCGCTATAAATCGTGCCAAACTCGATAGCAGCGCGCTCAACAGTGGTACTATCGACGGCATTACTCTCGACAATAGGGGCAGGTTCGGCAACTGCAACCGTTGGTGCAGATGTCATCATCTGCTTTGCATTCTGAGCTTCGATGAGTTTGTCAATGAGCTCACGTTTTTTCAGTGAGCTAATCCCTGAAATGTCAAGTTTACGCGCCATTTCGCGCAGATCAGCGAGCGTCTTTGTTTCAAGTTCAGCAACCGTCATCACGACACATTCTCCTTGGAAACAGTCAGAAACAGATAAACGTATCGAAATAGTGAAGAGTACCTCAATTTAATCTGCCAGATGGCGAGATTGCAGGTGATGGATGAATGACAGCATGGTAAAACAGACTTTGTTCCTGATGATGAAACCCGTAATTTGTACTCGAATTCGCAGATATATACCTGATCGTGCCGGAGCGGCAATGTAACACTGGGGAAGTCATTGTAGCGCCATCAGCGCTGTCATCTCAGAACGAGACACGTATGTTGTGTTTGGGATTTGGCGATAGTATAACACAAATGTCAAGATCAAGGCAACTGTCGATGAGTAATACCTTTCAACGTTTTCAGCTTCAAGCTATACCCGATGACCAAACTGCTCAACAATGGCGAGAGCGCAACCAACCTCACGCACTCGCTGCCGATACATCCCGATCCACGCCATCACCAGGTATGCAAGCCTCTGGCCCGCCTTGTGCTGGGCGTAGCGACCCATTAGTTGGCGCACCAGGACGCTATCAACCCCTAGGCTCTCCTCTTACAGGGGGTTAGGAAGGGGTAAACCGGCCCCTACCAATACGTTTTCATTGGGAATGATTCGGTGAGACAACAGGAGCGTGAGCACAGACTACCTCAGAATGCGAAGATGCGAATCTTCTCACACTCTGGGGATTGGTTGAGAACCCGTACCTACCTACTGCTCCCGCATCTTTTCTCCTTCATCTATTATCTACCACTACCGGATAGGGAAAGAGCCTTGAAACGTTCTACTGATTTGCAGGGCAAGACGATGCCATCCATACCATCCATTGCTATAACCGGTAAGTGCTATAACTCGAACGGGTAGGGGCGGCCTGGCCTGCCCCTACCCCTTCATAGGTCGTACTACCATCAACATCAAAACTGGATGAGCGAGAAGACCGAGCGATCGCGCAGGCGCTCACGACCATTGAGAAAGGTTAGCTCGATCACAAAAGCCAGTTCGGCGACTCGCCCGCCAGCCATCTCGATTAAATCGCATGC comes from Chloroflexus sp. Y-396-1 and encodes:
- the recR gene encoding recombination mediator RecR, encoding MTARPDQLIAPPVARLIEEFAKLPGIGPKTASRLTFFLLRAEPKQAQALAQAILDVKEQVGYCRRCFNITVGELCPICLDPSRDQTKVCVVEEPLDVLAIERTGAYRGLYHVLHGHIAPLEGIYREDLKIDELLTRIRSEPIQEVILATNPNTEGEATAFLLLRDLAPLGVRVTRLARGLPTGGDLEWADPETLGSAFEGRREL
- a CDS encoding HipA family kinase — encoded protein: MIRRVTATRYVTPLREGGSLPAIVEADDDGLYVVKFRGAGQGPKVLVAELICGELARALGLPIPELVFIDIDPALGRNEPDREIQDLLSASAGLNLAVDFLPGALAFDPVATRILDRRLASLIVWFDAFITNVDRTPRNTNLLWWHRQLFLIDHGASLYMHYTWQDYQQRARNPFSQIRDHVLLPIATELETADRELTSRITPELLWNIVANVPDEWLVDHRFPSVEAHRAAYVEYLCLRLTAPRAFVQEAIDARERL
- a CDS encoding TIGR00266 family protein; translated protein: MNCPQCGAPVAPNARFCTNCGARLMPASSTPTPPPLVPPSGTFTNMADVYDNRPGERLDLPDPLVVGTGVGASGLRYKIIGTTMQAVILEVPAGQTVFSERGGMSWMSANVQMQTNMEGGLGGAFKRMLSGESIFMVNFTPQGGPGIIGFSAELPGKIVPLNLGPGQTMICQKDAFMCAERSVSLDIHFRRKLGAGFFGGEGFIMQKLTGPGLAFVELDGEIVEYTLEANQMLKVDTGHVAMYEPTVNFDVEIVRGFKNILFGGEGLFLTTLRGPGRVWLQTMPAMNLAKKLAQYMPTSSSSGGGGISFGSLFTND
- the rho gene encoding transcription termination factor Rho; protein product: MTVAELETKTLADLREMARKLDISGISSLKKRELIDKLIEAQNAKQMMTSAPTVAVAEPAPIVESNAVDSTTVERAAIEFGTIYSDGILDIMPEGFGFLRGNRMLPSPEDVYVSQSQIRRFALRSGDRIWGQIRPPKENERYYSLLRVEKINEQDPETARKRPFFDQLTPIFPNEQIKLETEPNLLHTRLVDLIAPIGRGQRGLIVSPPKAGKTMLLKAIANGITTNYPDITLMVLLIGERPEEVTDMRRSVRGEVISSTFDEPVENHTKVAEMTLERAKRLVEIGHDVVILMDSITRLARAYNVAMPPSGRTLSGGIDPVALYPPKRFFGAARNIENGGSLTIIATCLIDTGSRMDDVIYEEFKGTGNMELHLDRKLAEKRIFPAIDIQRSGTRREDLLLSPDTLRQVWTLRRMVSMLGENEGTELMLTRMAKTKSNAEFLQTLSKS
- a CDS encoding roadblock/LC7 domain-containing protein, which translates into the protein MNVNTILNEAIASVKGAQFAGIVGTDGLSVAMAYHPNAAELDVDVELAELELADLTSRAAAAANRIGAGYVRDLVLETDAMLMLATQIIPGYYGVLGVLSEIANLGKARFALQAMVERVRVEL
- a CDS encoding Flp pilus assembly protein CpaB, translated to MQRGALLILLIGLIIIIGGLAAFLILRSSEPADTTSQTPEVPPPLTEVPRVLVVQARVDLEANTLLNDPTVLEVAEVPITEFDEAQEFSKISDVLGKLLINPVPAGQPIRRADLRDAGLAQRIPTPEPGQPRVKAYPLPVNIISGVADQIAVGDFVDIIATFSVERQIFRPNITQPIEDNQPVSRFVESQEFFFATKTIIQRAQVLQIVRPAVPTAPSDGGGAGPSETIPPPQSSSLPQVDASGQPITGGQVVEGGTGGVSTLTQGFWMVVLGLTDQEIELLEFALQSNARIVLALRGADDILIEETSGATLDILVREFGLPLPRPLPPQVYSEDEFLQPTP
- a CDS encoding alpha/beta fold hydrolase, giving the protein MTTLSTLWEIESPSGPVAFRVSGQGRPLIFLHGWGASSRYWQAAPAFLPDYRLIAIDLPGCGASPAPLEPVTLTSYARAVLAVADALDIDRFALVGHSLGAAVALATSGLAHERVERLALISFGFSANPCEDSLVTVAGAQWQVAAAWWRPWLLCWRPWWEVTHDWRKVWWTLPPTPELLARPMVRRPLDSSLLAQGIADLVVMDPLVAIESAAIMGHPQLKRVLQRPLPPVLLISGRNDPVFPPANVMALSRYLRDVRVVFIPDCGHVPMVEEPAICYQTIAQFLDRENDYLS
- a CDS encoding YbaB/EbfC family nucleoid-associated protein, with the protein product MNQRQLMQMAQQMQRQMQKVQEELAATVVEGTAGGGAVTVKMNGHREVQSITISPEVVDPNDVDMLQDLLLVAINDASRKAQQLAEERMQPLTGGLKGLF
- a CDS encoding DUF3037 domain-containing protein; its protein translation is MPASAFEYALLRLVPRVERGERINIGVVLLCRQQRFLGIRIHLDESRIAALWPDLDLVPVREQLHAFEVICTGGAKAGPIGELPLYERFRWLTATRSTVIQPSAVHCGLCESPQKMLDHIFQQMVLWPGQLVVGATDGRL
- a CDS encoding uracil-DNA glycosylase; the encoded protein is MSSPINELISDLAALEAPPDTVNMYAWCAADALQTQGNVIRRNNLALALSLALERGPDLLLVGEAPGYNGARRTGVPFTSEQILLSGIEPLHQFGVERGFALATTDGRISREPTATIVYRELAALKLFAVGWNAFPLHPHQPGQPQSNRTPRQHELALGLPFLQRVCSLFSVCPVVAMGRIADQALCRLGIPHAVVRHPAQGGARRFAEGLRQLLACARELPTAEHSL
- a CDS encoding alpha-amylase family glycosyl hydrolase yields the protein MHRTVCTLLMIVLLVACGMPAATSTDSSPTPTTANTPTSSRPPTPTRDPRLPTLPARITPGPTATPFPLAAGWWDGAVCYEIFVRSFYDSDGDGIGDINGIIAKLDYLNDGDPTMTTDLGINCIWLMPVAEAASYHGYDTIDYYTVERDYGTNDDFKRLVAEAERRGIKIIIDLVLNHTSTQHPWFQEALRDPNSPYRDWYLWSAIDPGYRGPFGNNVVWHKSPVRDEYYYGVFWGGMPDLNYRNPAVTAEAYKIARFWVEEMGVAGFRLDAIKHLVEYHTLQEDTAETFEWLRAFRRFLERELPGTFTIGEVFNGNPRTLAPYYPDQLDYYFEFEVANQIRGAANTGLARLFMQAVQEAYTKLPYQRWAPFLTNHDQNRVMSVLGNDFAKAKLAALALLTMPGLPFIYYGEEIGMLGVKPDERIRTPMQWTKEEFGGFSSGIPWQLPQRDYPEKNVMLQDQDPDSLLNTYRQLIHLHVGTPALATGDFWPLTVKGAGIAAYIRRSGDNIVLVMINFDKTPAGPFSLTLESSDLPGGAYQLTALFGTPPAPAATLTIDNGVIVDYQPFTEIPAQTGYIFKLER